A section of the Budorcas taxicolor isolate Tak-1 unplaced genomic scaffold, Takin1.1 scaffold350, whole genome shotgun sequence genome encodes:
- the LOC128071323 gene encoding tubulin-folding cofactor B has protein sequence MEVTGLSAPTVNVFISSSLNSFRSQKRYSRSLTVAEFKCKLQLVVGSPASCMELELHGPDDKFYCKLDQDDALLGSYPVDDGCRIHVIDHSGARLGEYEDISKVEKYEISQEAYEQRQDSIRSFLKRNKLGRFSEEERAQQEAENSKRLIEEEAQASTIPVGSRCEVRAPGQPPRRGTVMYVGLTDFKPGYWIGVRYDEPLGKNDGSVNGKRYFECQAKYGAFVKPSVVTVGDFPEEDYGLDEM, from the exons ATGGAGGTGACGGGGTTGTCGGCGCCCACGGTGAACGTGTTCATCAGCAGCTCTCTCAACAGCTTTCGCTCCCAGAAGCGGTACAGTCGCAGCCTCACCGTAGCTGAGTTCAAG TGTAAACTACAGCTTGTTGTGGGCAGCCCTGCTTCTTGCATGGAATTGGAGCTGCATGGACCTGACGATAAGTTCTACTGCAAGCTGGATCAGGATGATGCGCTGCTGGGCTCCTACCCTGTAGACGACGGCTGTCGCATCCAT GTCATTGACCACAGCGGTGCCCGCCTTGGGGAGTATGAGGACATATCCAAGGTGGAGAAATATGAGATCTCACAAGAAGCCTATGAACAGAGGCAAG ACTCAATCCGCTCCTTCCTGAAGCGCAACAAGCTAGGTCGATTCAGTGAAGAAGAGCGGGCCCAGCAAGAGGCCGAGAACTCCAAGCGCCTTATCGAGGAGGAGGCCCAGGCCAGCACCATCCCTGTGGGCAGCCGCTGTGAGGTGCGGGCACCTGGGCAGCCCCCTCGCAGGGGCACTGTCATGTATGTAG GACTGACAGATTTCAAACCTGGCTACTGGATCGGCGTCCGCTATGATGAACCACTAGGGAAAAACGATGGCAG CGTGAATGGGAAACGCTACTTTGAATGCCAGGCCAAGTACGGCGCCTTCGTCAAGCCATCAGTCGTGActgtgggggacttccctgaagaGGACTACGGTTTGGATGAGATGTGA
- the LOC128071324 gene encoding DNA-directed RNA polymerase II subunit RPB9: MEPDGTYEPGFVGIRFCQECNNMLYPKEDKENRILLYACRNCDYQQEADNSCIYVNKITHEVDELTQIIADVSQDPTLPRTEDHPCQKCGHKEAVFFQSHSARAEDAMRLYYVCTAPHCGHRWTE; this comes from the exons ATGGAACCCGACGGGACCTACGAGCCAGGCTTCGTGGGTATTCGATTCTGCCAGGAATG TAACAACATGCTTTACCCCAAGGAGGACAAGGAGAACCGCATTCTGCTCTACGCG TGCCGGAACTGTGATTACCAGCAGGAAGCCGACAACAGCTGCATCTACGTCAACAAAATCACGCACGAAGTGGA CGAGCTGACTCAGATCATCGCTGACGTGTCCCAGGACCCCACATTGCCGCGAACCGAAGACCACCCGTGCCAAAA GTGCGGCCACAAGGAGGCGGTGTTCTTCCAGTCACACAGTGCTCGGGCCGAG GATGCCATGCGCTTGTACTACGTGTGCACGGCCCCGCATTGCGGCCATCGTTGGACCGAGTGA
- the LOC128071328 gene encoding putative transcription factor ovo-like protein 3, which yields MPRAFLVRSRRPQPPNWDHLPDQLRGDAYVPDCSNLGGPPAHRTSGLGDSWAAPSQGTLTATPSSPGTLGCPLCPKAFPLQRMLTRHLKCHSPARRHVCHCCGKGFHDAFDLKRHMRTHTGIRPFRCGACGKAFTQRCSLEAHLAKVHGQPASYAYRERREKLHVCEDCGFTSSQPDAFARHRALHRAA from the exons ATGCCCCGTGCCTTTCTGGTCAGGAGTCGGCGTCCACAGCCGCCCAACTGGGACCACCTGCCTGACCAGCTCCGGGGAGACGCCTATGTCCCAG ACTGCAGCAACCTGGGGGGGCCGCCAGCACACCGGACTTCCGGCCTCGGGGACTCTTGGGCAGCG CCCTCCCAGGGCACTCTGACTGCCACCCCTAGTAGCCCTGGGACCCTTGGCTGCCCGCTGTGCCCCAAGGCCTTCCCGTTGCAACGCATGCTAACCCGGCACCTCAAGTGCCACAGCCCGGCTCGTCGCCACGTATGCCACTGCTGTGGCAAGGGCTTCCATGACGCCTTCGACCTCAAGCGCCACATGAGGACACACACAG GGATCCGGCCATTCCGCTGCGGAGCTTGTGGAAAAGCATTTACGCAGCGCTGCTCACTTGAAGCACACCTCGCCAAGGTGCACGGGCAGCCGGCCAGCTACGCTTACCGCGAGCGCCGTGAAAAGCTGCACGTGTGCGAGGACTGTGGCTTCACCAGCTCGCAGCCCGATGCCTTCGCTCGGCACCGTGCTCTCCACCGTGCTGCCTAG